A region from the Enterobacter roggenkampii genome encodes:
- a CDS encoding TonB-dependent siderophore receptor encodes MKRSHLWVLNPCLLAMLSTSAWAEEQKEENIVVSASRAHRSVAEMAQTTWVIERAEIEQQVQGGKEIKEVLAQLIPGMDVSSQGRTNYGMNLRGRSMMVMVDGVRLNSSRSDSRQLDSIDPFNIDRIEVISGATSLYGGGSTGGLVNIVTKKGQPETEVEFQTGAKSGFNSHNDHDENVSAAVSGGNDNASGRLSVSYQRYGGWYDGNGDEVIIDNTQTGLQYSDRIDVMGTGTLNIDDHQQLQLTTQYYKSESDGKHGLYLGKNFSAVTGDATAYNKGNLDSDRVPGTERHLINLQYSNTDFWGQDLVAQIYYRDESLTYYPFPTLTKGVVTSIGASQQKTDFYGGKLTLNSKPVDDLTLTWGMDADHETFDANQQFFNLKKAAASGGMELDNAYNVGRYPGYSITNLAPFLQASYDIDAITLSGGVRYQYTENKVDDFVGYTQQQAIATGKATSADAVPGGKTDYNNFLFNAGILGRLTEQQQLWFNFSQGFEIPDLAKYYGSGTYQLSNGHYRLLNSVNVNDSKLDGIKVNAYELGWRYTGDNLRTQVAAYYSLSDKTITINKTDMTINLEDDKRRIYGVEGQVDYFFTDSDWSTGANFNAIKSETRENGKWEKLTVDSASPSKASAWVNWAPGDWTLRMQSTQTFDVSDADGKKIDGYNTVDFLGSYALPVGKVSFSVENLLDKDYTTAWGQRAPGLYSPTYGAPGLYTYKGRGRTFGLNYSVLF; translated from the coding sequence ATGAAACGTTCTCATCTTTGGGTTTTAAATCCTTGCCTGCTTGCAATGCTTTCTACCTCTGCGTGGGCGGAAGAACAAAAGGAAGAAAATATCGTTGTCTCCGCCAGCCGCGCGCACCGTAGCGTGGCGGAGATGGCGCAGACCACCTGGGTCATTGAGCGGGCTGAAATTGAGCAGCAGGTTCAGGGCGGGAAAGAGATTAAAGAAGTGCTGGCGCAGCTGATTCCGGGCATGGACGTCAGCAGCCAGGGGCGTACCAACTACGGCATGAACCTGCGCGGCCGCTCCATGATGGTGATGGTGGACGGCGTGCGCCTGAACTCGTCCCGCAGCGACAGCCGCCAGCTCGACTCTATCGATCCGTTCAACATTGACCGTATCGAAGTCATCTCCGGCGCCACGTCACTCTACGGCGGCGGCAGCACCGGCGGTCTGGTGAACATCGTTACCAAAAAGGGCCAGCCTGAGACCGAAGTCGAGTTCCAGACGGGTGCTAAAAGCGGGTTCAACAGCCACAACGACCATGATGAGAACGTATCGGCAGCGGTCAGCGGCGGCAACGATAACGCCTCCGGTCGTCTGTCGGTGTCGTATCAGCGCTACGGCGGCTGGTATGACGGCAACGGCGACGAGGTGATTATTGATAACACCCAGACCGGCTTACAGTATTCTGACCGTATCGACGTGATGGGCACAGGCACCCTCAATATTGACGATCATCAGCAGCTGCAGCTGACCACTCAGTACTACAAGAGCGAGTCCGACGGCAAGCATGGTCTGTATCTCGGGAAGAACTTCTCGGCGGTCACGGGGGATGCGACCGCGTACAACAAAGGTAACCTCGATTCTGACCGCGTGCCGGGTACCGAGCGCCATCTGATCAACCTGCAGTACTCCAATACCGACTTCTGGGGCCAGGATCTGGTCGCGCAGATTTACTATCGCGACGAGAGCCTGACCTACTATCCGTTCCCAACCCTGACCAAAGGCGTGGTCACCAGCATCGGCGCGTCGCAGCAGAAAACCGATTTCTACGGCGGCAAGCTGACGCTGAACAGCAAGCCGGTGGACGATTTGACGCTGACCTGGGGTATGGATGCCGACCACGAAACCTTCGATGCCAACCAGCAGTTCTTCAACCTGAAAAAAGCTGCGGCGAGCGGCGGCATGGAGCTGGATAACGCCTACAACGTGGGCCGCTACCCGGGTTATAGCATCACCAACCTCGCCCCGTTCCTGCAGGCCAGCTATGACATTGACGCCATCACCCTGAGCGGCGGCGTGCGCTACCAGTACACCGAGAACAAGGTGGACGACTTTGTCGGTTACACCCAGCAGCAGGCCATCGCTACCGGGAAAGCCACCTCCGCCGACGCGGTGCCGGGCGGGAAAACCGATTACAACAACTTCCTGTTTAACGCCGGGATCCTCGGTCGGCTGACCGAACAGCAGCAGCTGTGGTTTAACTTTTCCCAGGGCTTCGAAATTCCGGACCTGGCGAAGTACTACGGCTCCGGGACCTATCAGCTCAGCAACGGTCACTATCGCCTGCTGAACAGCGTCAACGTCAACGACTCGAAGCTGGACGGTATCAAGGTCAACGCTTATGAGCTGGGCTGGCGCTACACCGGGGATAACCTGCGCACCCAGGTTGCGGCGTATTACTCGCTCTCGGATAAAACCATCACCATCAACAAGACGGACATGACCATCAACCTGGAAGACGACAAGCGTCGTATCTACGGGGTAGAAGGTCAGGTGGACTATTTCTTCACCGACAGCGACTGGAGCACGGGCGCGAACTTTAACGCCATTAAGTCGGAAACTCGCGAAAACGGGAAATGGGAGAAGCTGACGGTAGACAGCGCCAGCCCGTCGAAAGCCAGCGCATGGGTCAACTGGGCGCCGGGCGACTGGACCCTGCGCATGCAGAGCACGCAGACCTTTGACGTCTCTGACGCCGACGGCAAGAAGATCGATGGCTACAACACGGTCGACTTCCTGGGCAGCTACGCCCTGCCGGTGGGTAAAGTCAGCTTCAGCGTGGAGAACCTGCTGGACAAAGACTACACCACCGCCTGGGGCCAGCGCGCGCCGGGGCTGTATAGCCCAACCTACGGTGCACCGGGTCTGTATACCTATAAAGGCCGTGGACGGACGTTTGGTCTGAACTACTCCGTTCTGTTCTAA
- a CDS encoding RidA family protein, producing the protein MTAREAVFPSGRQALYERNRYSPAIKSNGFLFVSGQVGSREDGSPEPGLKAQVRLAFDNLNAVLAAAGCTFADVVDVTLFVVDPESNLDAIWSILPEYWGDAPYPTLTGIGVTWLYGFKFEIKVIARLDAIQS; encoded by the coding sequence ATGACAGCACGCGAAGCAGTTTTCCCCTCCGGTCGGCAGGCGCTCTATGAGCGCAATCGCTATTCACCGGCCATCAAATCCAACGGTTTCTTGTTCGTTTCGGGGCAGGTGGGTAGTCGCGAGGATGGTTCGCCTGAACCCGGTCTGAAAGCGCAGGTCAGGCTGGCCTTCGATAATCTTAATGCTGTCCTCGCGGCTGCGGGCTGCACGTTCGCTGACGTGGTTGACGTGACCCTCTTTGTCGTCGATCCCGAGTCAAACCTCGACGCTATCTGGAGTATCCTGCCAGAATATTGGGGGGACGCGCCTTATCCTACCTTGACCGGGATCGGCGTGACGTGGCTGTACGGATTTAAGTTTGAGATTAAGGTGATTGCCAGGCTGGATGCGATTCAGAGTTAA
- a CDS encoding LysR family transcriptional regulator: protein MDRFDAMRAFARVVEAGSFTKAAQTLHMSKTTVTQLIQQLEARLRVKLLHRTTRRLGVTPDGAVYYERVIRLLADMEDAENSLSSATMTPRGRLRVDVPSPLARLILVPALPAFHARYPDIQFDMGVSDRVVDLIGDNVDCVLRGGEINDQSLIARHVGDLHIGVYVAPSYVERLGAPAHPRELENTDHRIVGFLSSRTGKIDPLVLRSESEQIDITGSYVLAVDDGNAYLEAGLAGLGVIALPVYMAEAHQACGSLIRLFEHWRIKPMSLYLAFPPNRHVNARLRVFIDWIVELMQQHVPNSNNKSLPPSP from the coding sequence ATGGATCGTTTCGACGCGATGCGCGCCTTTGCTCGCGTGGTGGAGGCAGGTAGTTTCACAAAGGCTGCCCAAACGCTTCATATGAGCAAAACCACGGTGACGCAGCTCATTCAGCAGCTGGAAGCGCGCCTGCGCGTCAAATTGCTCCATCGCACCACCCGCAGGCTCGGTGTGACCCCCGATGGCGCGGTCTACTACGAACGCGTCATCCGCCTGCTGGCGGACATGGAAGATGCTGAAAACAGCCTGTCCAGCGCGACGATGACGCCCAGGGGACGGCTACGGGTTGATGTGCCCAGTCCGCTGGCCCGCCTCATCCTGGTGCCGGCGCTACCGGCTTTCCATGCACGCTACCCGGATATCCAGTTCGATATGGGCGTGAGCGACCGGGTGGTGGATCTGATCGGCGACAACGTGGATTGCGTCCTCCGCGGTGGCGAAATCAACGACCAGTCCCTGATCGCACGCCACGTCGGCGATTTGCACATCGGCGTTTACGTCGCACCGAGCTATGTGGAACGCCTCGGCGCCCCTGCGCACCCGCGAGAGCTGGAAAACACCGACCATCGCATTGTAGGGTTCTTGTCCTCGCGCACCGGTAAGATTGATCCTCTGGTACTGCGCAGTGAGAGTGAACAAATTGACATCACGGGCAGCTATGTCCTTGCCGTGGATGATGGCAATGCTTACCTTGAAGCTGGGTTAGCCGGGTTAGGCGTGATTGCGCTGCCGGTCTATATGGCAGAAGCGCATCAGGCTTGCGGTTCCTTGATTCGGCTATTCGAACATTGGCGTATTAAGCCAATGTCCCTGTACCTGGCATTTCCGCCTAACCGCCACGTCAACGCCAGACTGCGCGTTTTTATTGATTGGATCGTTGAATTGATGCAGCAGCATGTCCCTAATTCCAATAATAAGTCACTCCCTCCCAGCCCCTGA
- the gcvA gene encoding transcriptional regulator GcvA, with the protein MSDFPPIASLRSFEAVARLGSVTLAAKELHVTHSAISQQIKTLEEMVGVKLFIRQGRGVQINEEGRLYALQVREALNHIADATRLVQVKPRKQELTLAMVPSFGCHWLLPRLARFRAKYPLITLRIQASLTVTSLQQEGIDIAIRMGQGNWEGCESHYLFSDELIVVAAPGYNGGVLPATPAEIAKSHIIFSMESWKTWCVNAGLEKEIVPGGLCINDSNIIIEAVRLGKGIALERRSLVQDAITRGELVQLTSITAPYPWPYWLVTAQPKEEKPEVGFFEAWLDEEVAAWRRAVSAVESNQP; encoded by the coding sequence ATGTCGGATTTTCCACCCATTGCCAGTTTGCGAAGCTTTGAAGCCGTCGCCCGTCTTGGCAGCGTGACGCTGGCGGCGAAAGAACTCCACGTTACCCATTCCGCTATCAGCCAGCAGATCAAAACGCTGGAGGAGATGGTGGGCGTAAAGCTGTTTATCCGTCAGGGGCGAGGAGTGCAGATCAACGAAGAAGGGCGGCTCTATGCCTTACAGGTACGCGAAGCGTTGAACCACATCGCGGATGCCACCCGGCTCGTGCAGGTGAAGCCGAGAAAGCAGGAGTTGACGCTGGCGATGGTGCCGTCATTTGGATGCCACTGGTTATTACCGCGTCTGGCTCGTTTTCGGGCGAAGTATCCGCTTATTACCCTGCGGATCCAGGCCAGTCTGACGGTCACCAGCCTGCAGCAGGAAGGGATAGATATCGCGATACGGATGGGGCAGGGAAACTGGGAAGGGTGTGAAAGCCATTACCTTTTTTCCGATGAGCTTATTGTGGTGGCCGCACCGGGCTATAACGGGGGCGTGCTGCCCGCTACGCCAGCGGAGATTGCAAAGAGTCATATTATTTTCTCCATGGAGTCGTGGAAAACGTGGTGCGTGAATGCGGGGCTGGAGAAAGAGATCGTGCCTGGCGGTTTATGTATTAACGACTCCAATATCATTATCGAAGCCGTTCGGCTCGGGAAAGGTATCGCGCTGGAGCGTCGCTCTCTGGTTCAGGATGCCATCACCCGAGGTGAACTGGTCCAGCTAACCTCCATCACTGCGCCATATCCCTGGCCTTACTGGCTGGTGACGGCGCAGCCAAAGGAGGAGAAGCCGGAGGTGGGTTTTTTTGAGGCGTGGCTGGATGAGGAGGTGGCGGCCTGGCGGCGAGCGGTGAGTGCTGTGGAAAGTAACCAACCCTAA
- a CDS encoding glutathione S-transferase family protein — MIKLVGMMDSPYVRRVAISLELYGVEFESQPLSVFSTFDAFSRINPAVKAPTLVLDNGIRLMDSSLILNYFEAQADPERRLLPVAPDAQANDLQTLGFILAAAEKAVQNVYEHNLRPVEKQHVSWVERITIQLLAACREWNTLLEGRPATAVPDQVAVTSTVVWTFIQSMIPQIVNAADFRTIQAFGESFESQSAFKKYPFN, encoded by the coding sequence ATGATTAAGCTTGTTGGCATGATGGATTCACCTTATGTACGGCGCGTGGCGATCTCCCTTGAGCTTTATGGGGTTGAGTTTGAAAGCCAGCCGCTGTCAGTCTTTAGCACCTTCGACGCATTCTCCCGGATCAACCCCGCGGTAAAAGCCCCGACGCTGGTTCTGGATAACGGAATACGTCTGATGGATTCCTCGCTGATTCTGAATTATTTTGAGGCTCAGGCCGACCCCGAGCGGAGACTCCTGCCCGTCGCGCCGGATGCGCAGGCAAACGATCTTCAGACGCTGGGCTTTATTCTCGCCGCCGCTGAAAAAGCGGTGCAAAATGTGTATGAACACAACCTGCGCCCGGTGGAAAAGCAGCACGTTTCATGGGTCGAACGCATTACAATCCAGCTGCTGGCGGCCTGCAGGGAATGGAATACCTTACTGGAGGGGCGTCCCGCCACCGCCGTTCCCGATCAGGTTGCCGTCACGAGCACGGTTGTCTGGACTTTTATTCAGTCGATGATCCCGCAGATCGTTAACGCAGCGGATTTTAGAACGATTCAGGCGTTTGGCGAATCATTCGAATCGCAGTCAGCCTTCAAAAAATATCCGTTCAATTAA
- the cbl gene encoding HTH-type transcriptional regulator Cbl, with protein MNFQQLKIIREAARRDYNLTEVANMLYTSQSGVSRHIRELEEELGIEIFIRRGKRLLGMTEPGKALLTIAERILNEASNVRRLADLFTNDASGVLTIATTHTQARYSLPPVIKAFRELFPEVRLELIQGTPQEIEVLLQNGGADIGIASERLSNDPLLVAFPWFRWYHSLLLPVDHPLNQVSPLTLEDVAKWPLITYRQGITGRSRIDEAFNRKGLTPDIVLSAQDSDVIKTYVELGLGIGLVAEQSSGEREDGNLVRLDTRHLFDANTVWLGLKRGQLQRNYVWRFIELCNAGLSVDEIKRQVMEPEEVAIDYQI; from the coding sequence GTGAATTTCCAGCAGCTTAAAATTATCCGTGAGGCGGCCAGGCGGGACTACAACCTGACCGAGGTCGCCAATATGCTTTATACCTCCCAGTCCGGCGTCAGCCGCCATATCCGCGAGCTGGAGGAGGAGCTGGGCATAGAGATCTTTATCCGCCGCGGCAAGCGGCTGCTCGGCATGACGGAGCCGGGTAAAGCATTGCTCACCATCGCTGAGCGGATCCTCAACGAGGCCAGCAACGTGCGTCGCCTGGCGGATCTCTTCACCAATGACGCCTCGGGCGTGCTCACCATTGCCACCACCCACACCCAGGCGCGCTACAGCCTGCCTCCGGTGATTAAGGCGTTCCGCGAACTTTTTCCGGAGGTGCGTCTGGAGCTTATTCAGGGCACGCCGCAGGAAATTGAAGTGCTGTTGCAAAACGGTGGGGCGGATATCGGTATCGCCAGCGAACGCCTGAGCAACGACCCGCTGCTGGTGGCGTTCCCCTGGTTCCGCTGGTATCACAGCTTACTGCTCCCGGTCGATCATCCGCTGAATCAGGTCTCTCCCCTGACGCTGGAAGACGTTGCGAAATGGCCGCTCATTACTTATCGCCAGGGGATCACGGGACGTTCGCGCATAGACGAGGCCTTCAATCGTAAAGGGTTAACGCCCGACATCGTGCTGAGCGCGCAGGACTCTGACGTGATCAAAACCTACGTCGAGCTGGGTCTGGGTATTGGCCTGGTGGCGGAACAGTCCAGCGGAGAACGCGAGGACGGGAACCTGGTGCGTCTTGACACGCGTCATCTGTTTGACGCCAACACCGTATGGCTTGGCCTGAAGCGCGGGCAGCTGCAGCGTAACTATGTGTGGCGCTTTATAGAGCTCTGCAACGCCGGGCTGTCCGTCGATGAGATTAAACGCCAGGTGATGGAGCCGGAAGAAGTGGCGATTGATTATCAGATTTAG
- the nac gene encoding nitrogen assimilation transcriptional regulator NAC — translation MNLRRLKYFVKIVDIGSLTQAAEVLHIAQPALSQQVATLEGEMDQQLLIRTKRGVTPTEAGKILYTHARTILRQCEQAQLAVNNVGQTLSGHVSIGLAPGTAASSITMPLLQAVRAELPEVLVYLHENSGSVLNDKLLNGQLDMAVLYDRSPVAGITSQPLLKEDLYLVGTRDCPGQSVDLTAVAEMNLYLPRDYSAVRVRVDEAFSLRRLTAKIIGEIDSISTLTAAIASGMGVTVLPESAARSLCSAANGWMARITTPSMSLPLSLNMSARGSLSPQAQAVKEILMSLVSKPSLENRELQLVS, via the coding sequence ATGAACTTAAGACGACTGAAATACTTCGTAAAAATCGTCGATATCGGCAGCCTGACTCAAGCAGCAGAAGTGCTGCATATCGCGCAGCCTGCGCTGAGCCAGCAGGTGGCTACTCTGGAAGGCGAGATGGATCAGCAGCTGTTGATCCGCACCAAACGCGGCGTCACGCCAACGGAAGCCGGAAAAATTCTCTATACCCATGCACGCACGATTCTGCGCCAGTGCGAGCAGGCGCAGCTGGCGGTGAATAACGTGGGCCAGACCCTGAGCGGACACGTTTCTATTGGCCTGGCGCCGGGAACGGCCGCGTCCTCTATTACCATGCCGCTGCTGCAGGCCGTTCGCGCTGAGCTGCCTGAAGTGCTGGTGTACCTGCACGAAAACAGCGGGTCTGTACTGAATGACAAACTGCTCAACGGCCAGCTGGACATGGCGGTCCTTTACGATCGCTCTCCTGTCGCCGGGATCACCAGCCAGCCGCTGCTGAAAGAAGATCTCTACCTCGTGGGCACCCGCGACTGTCCGGGCCAGAGCGTAGACCTTACCGCCGTGGCAGAGATGAACCTCTATCTGCCGCGCGACTACAGCGCCGTGCGCGTGCGCGTGGACGAAGCGTTCTCCCTGCGCCGCCTGACGGCCAAAATCATCGGCGAAATTGACTCGATCTCCACGCTGACCGCAGCCATTGCCAGCGGCATGGGCGTCACCGTGCTGCCGGAATCCGCCGCGCGTTCGCTGTGCAGCGCGGCAAACGGCTGGATGGCGCGGATCACCACGCCTTCCATGAGCCTGCCGCTGTCGCTGAACATGTCCGCACGCGGTTCGCTGTCGCCGCAGGCGCAGGCGGTAAAAGAGATTTTGATGTCGCTGGTCAGCAAGCCATCGCTTGAGAACCGTGAACTCCAGCTCGTGAGCTGA
- the ldtA gene encoding L,D-transpeptidase, whose protein sequence is MCRKKALGCLAALLISQSVQAVSYPLPPAGSRLVGSSQVITVPDHNTLPLEAFAAQYGQGLSNMLEANPGVDPFLPKSGTRLVIPQQLILPDTVREGIVVNVAEMRLYYYPPGSNTVEVLPIGIGQAGRETPRNWVTAVERKQVGPTWSPTPNTRRAYAAEGKTLPAFVPAGPDNPMGLYAIYIGRLYAIHGTNSNFGIGLRVSQGCIRLRNNDIKYLFDNVSVGTRVQLIDRPVKVTTEPDGSRWVEVHEPLSRNRAEFESTRKVPLPISAALRTELINEGAGAELERRSGMPVKLGN, encoded by the coding sequence ATGTGTCGTAAAAAGGCGTTGGGCTGTCTTGCTGCGTTACTCATCAGCCAGAGCGTGCAGGCGGTGAGCTATCCTTTACCGCCGGCGGGCAGTCGCCTGGTGGGGAGCTCGCAGGTCATTACCGTGCCGGATCATAATACGTTACCGCTTGAGGCGTTTGCCGCGCAGTACGGGCAGGGGTTGAGCAATATGCTGGAAGCGAACCCGGGCGTGGATCCTTTTTTGCCCAAATCCGGCACCCGGCTGGTCATTCCCCAGCAGCTGATTTTGCCCGACACCGTTCGCGAGGGGATTGTCGTTAACGTGGCGGAAATGCGTCTCTACTATTACCCGCCGGGCAGCAATACCGTTGAAGTGCTGCCCATCGGCATCGGTCAGGCCGGGCGCGAAACCCCGCGTAACTGGGTAACGGCGGTTGAACGTAAGCAGGTGGGACCCACCTGGTCTCCGACGCCCAATACGCGCCGTGCCTATGCGGCAGAGGGAAAAACGCTGCCTGCCTTCGTGCCCGCCGGGCCGGATAACCCGATGGGGCTGTATGCAATCTATATCGGCAGGCTCTATGCCATACACGGCACAAACTCCAATTTCGGTATCGGGCTGCGGGTGAGCCAGGGCTGTATTCGTCTGCGCAATAACGACATCAAATACCTTTTCGATAATGTTTCCGTCGGCACCCGCGTACAGCTTATCGATCGGCCCGTTAAAGTCACCACGGAACCGGACGGCAGCCGCTGGGTGGAGGTTCACGAGCCGTTATCACGTAACCGCGCGGAATTTGAATCGACCCGGAAAGTGCCGCTGCCGATATCGGCCGCGCTGCGGACAGAGTTGATCAACGAGGGTGCAGGTGCTGAGCTGGAACGGCGGTCAGGGATGCCGGTGAAGCTCGGCAATTGA
- the shiA gene encoding shikimate transporter, producing MDSTLTSTHPNEETPSLDRARRAALGSFAGAVVDWYDFLLYGITAALVFNREFFPQVSPAMGTLAAFATFGVGFLFRPLGGVIFGHFGDRLGRKRMLMLTVWMMGIATALIGILPSFSAIGWWAPVLLVTLRAIQGFAVGGEWGGAALLSVESAPKNKKAFYSSGVQVGYGVGLLLSTGLVSLISQLTTDEQFLSWGWRIPFIFSIVLVIAALWIRNGMEESAEFEKQQEKPAVKKRLPVMEALVRHPGAFLKIIALRLCELLTMYIVTAFALNYSTQNLGLPRELFLNIGLVVGGISCLTIPCFAWLADRFGRRRVYITGALVGTLSAWPFFMALEAQSIFWIVFFAIMLANVAHDMVVCVQQPMFTELFGASYRYSGAGVGYQVASVVGGGFTPFIAAALVTFSGGNWHSVAIYLLAGCLLSAATALVMKEPRHT from the coding sequence ATGGACTCCACTCTCACCTCCACACATCCCAACGAGGAGACACCTTCGCTCGATCGTGCCCGCCGCGCCGCACTCGGCAGCTTCGCGGGTGCCGTCGTCGACTGGTATGATTTTCTGCTCTACGGCATTACCGCCGCGCTGGTGTTTAACCGCGAGTTTTTTCCGCAGGTCAGCCCCGCGATGGGCACCCTCGCCGCGTTTGCCACCTTCGGCGTCGGTTTTCTGTTTCGCCCGCTGGGCGGGGTGATCTTCGGCCACTTTGGCGACCGCCTCGGCCGCAAGCGCATGCTGATGCTTACCGTCTGGATGATGGGGATCGCCACGGCGCTGATTGGCATTCTCCCGTCGTTTTCCGCGATTGGCTGGTGGGCACCGGTATTGCTGGTGACATTACGGGCGATTCAGGGCTTCGCCGTGGGCGGTGAATGGGGCGGCGCGGCGCTGCTATCCGTTGAGAGCGCGCCCAAAAATAAGAAAGCGTTTTACAGCAGCGGCGTGCAGGTCGGATACGGCGTGGGTCTGCTCCTTTCTACCGGGCTGGTCTCCTTGATCAGCCAGCTCACCACCGACGAGCAGTTCCTGAGCTGGGGCTGGCGCATTCCGTTCATCTTCAGCATCGTGCTGGTCATCGCCGCGCTGTGGATCCGTAACGGCATGGAGGAGTCGGCAGAGTTCGAAAAACAGCAGGAAAAACCGGCCGTCAAAAAAAGGCTGCCGGTCATGGAGGCACTCGTCCGGCATCCTGGCGCTTTTCTGAAAATTATTGCCCTGCGCCTGTGTGAACTGCTGACGATGTATATCGTCACCGCGTTTGCCCTGAACTACTCGACGCAGAACCTCGGCCTGCCGCGTGAACTGTTCCTGAATATCGGCCTGGTGGTTGGCGGGATCAGCTGCCTGACCATCCCCTGCTTCGCCTGGCTGGCGGACCGCTTTGGCCGCCGTCGCGTCTATATCACCGGGGCGCTGGTGGGAACCCTCAGCGCCTGGCCATTCTTTATGGCGCTGGAGGCACAGTCGATCTTCTGGATTGTCTTCTTCGCCATCATGCTCGCCAACGTCGCTCACGACATGGTGGTCTGCGTCCAGCAGCCGATGTTTACCGAACTGTTCGGCGCCAGCTACCGCTACAGCGGCGCGGGCGTGGGCTACCAGGTCGCAAGCGTGGTCGGCGGCGGGTTTACGCCATTTATTGCCGCCGCGCTGGTGACCTTCTCCGGCGGAAACTGGCACAGCGTGGCGATTTATCTGCTGGCCGGTTGCCTGCTCTCTGCTGCGACGGCCCTGGTGATGAAAGAGCCCCGCCACACCTGA
- a CDS encoding AMP nucleosidase, with protein MNNKGSSLTPAQALEKLDALYEQSVNALRSAISEYIETGKLPDQKARNEGLFVYPSLSVTWDGSASTTPKTRAYARFTHSGCYSTTVTRPALFRPYLEEQLTLLYQDYGAHIAVEPSQHEIPYPYVIDGSALTLDRSMSAGLTRHFPTTELSQIGDETADGIYHPAEFSPLSHFDARRVDFSLARLRHYTGTPAEHFQPFVLFTNYTRYVDEFVRWGCSQILDPESPYIALSCAGGIWITAETEAPEQAISDLAWKKHQMPAWHLITADGQGITLINIGVGPSNAKTICDHLAVLRPDVWLMIGHCGGLRESQLIGDYVLAHAYLRDDHVLDAVLPPDIPIPSIAEVQRALYDATKEVSGMPGEEVKQRLRTGTVVTTDDRNWELRYSASALRFNLSRAVAIDMESATIAAQGYRFRVPYGTLLCVSDKPLHGEIKLPGQANRFYEGAISEHLQIGIRAIDLLRAEGDRLHSRKLRTFNEPPFR; from the coding sequence ATGAATAATAAGGGCTCCAGCCTGACCCCGGCTCAGGCGCTGGAAAAACTCGACGCGCTGTATGAACAGTCCGTCAATGCGCTGCGCAGCGCCATCAGCGAATATATCGAAACAGGGAAACTTCCCGACCAAAAGGCCAGAAACGAGGGCCTTTTTGTTTATCCATCGCTCTCTGTGACCTGGGACGGCAGCGCCAGCACGACGCCAAAAACCCGCGCCTACGCCCGTTTTACCCACTCCGGCTGCTACAGCACCACCGTCACCCGCCCGGCCCTGTTCCGCCCGTATCTTGAAGAACAACTTACGCTGTTGTACCAGGATTACGGCGCGCACATTGCCGTTGAGCCCTCGCAGCATGAGATCCCCTATCCGTACGTAATTGACGGTTCGGCGTTAACCCTTGACCGCTCCATGAGCGCGGGGCTGACCCGCCACTTCCCGACGACGGAACTGTCGCAGATTGGCGATGAGACCGCCGACGGGATTTATCACCCGGCAGAATTTTCTCCTCTGTCGCACTTTGACGCCCGCCGGGTCGATTTCTCCCTGGCGCGACTGCGCCACTACACCGGTACGCCCGCTGAACATTTTCAGCCGTTCGTGCTCTTTACCAACTACACCCGCTACGTCGACGAGTTTGTCCGCTGGGGCTGCAGCCAGATCCTCGACCCGGAAAGCCCGTATATTGCCCTCTCCTGCGCGGGCGGGATCTGGATCACCGCAGAGACCGAAGCCCCCGAGCAGGCCATCTCCGATCTGGCATGGAAAAAGCATCAGATGCCGGCCTGGCACCTGATCACCGCCGACGGTCAGGGCATTACGTTGATTAACATTGGCGTCGGCCCCTCGAACGCCAAAACCATCTGCGACCATCTGGCGGTACTGCGCCCTGACGTGTGGCTGATGATTGGTCACTGCGGCGGCCTGCGTGAAAGCCAGCTGATTGGCGACTACGTGCTCGCCCACGCCTATCTGCGCGATGACCATGTGCTTGATGCGGTGCTGCCGCCGGATATCCCGATCCCGAGCATCGCCGAAGTACAGCGTGCGCTGTATGACGCCACCAAAGAGGTCAGCGGCATGCCGGGCGAAGAAGTTAAGCAGCGCCTGCGCACCGGTACGGTCGTCACGACGGATGACCGCAACTGGGAGCTGCGTTACTCAGCCTCCGCGCTGCGGTTCAACCTGAGCCGCGCGGTGGCCATTGATATGGAGAGCGCCACCATCGCCGCACAGGGCTATCGCTTCCGCGTCCCGTACGGCACGCTGCTGTGCGTCTCCGATAAGCCGCTGCACGGCGAAATTAAGCTGCCGGGCCAGGCCAACCGTTTCTATGAAGGGGCTATCTCAGAGCATCTGCAAATTGGCATTCGCGCCATCGACCTGCTTCGGGCGGAAGGTGACAGACTGCATTCCCGCAAGCTGCGCACCTTCAACGAGCCGCCGTTCCGCTAA